AGACCCAGGGCACTAGGCGGGTAACACCATGCCAATTAgactactctgcatgtctttgaagtgTGGAACGAAACCGggttacccagaggaaacacaccaagcatgggaagaacataaCCTAGTGTGTTGCAAACTTCATGTACACAGAACCCGAGGCGGGAATAGAACCCAAAGGCGTGAGGTACATCAGGAGAAGACTGTTAGAGATGGAGCCGCCAGGCAGGAGGAGGGAAAGGCCCACGAGGAGGTTTATTGAtgtggtgagggaggacatgGAGAAGATTGGAATGACAAAGGAAGACATGGTAGACAGAGTTTGACGGAGACAAATGGTCCGCTATGGAAGTAGCCAAAAGAACATGATATTTACAttgtatacatttattaatttgccAACATATAAATTAAGGAGAAATTCTACTacaatgactttaaaaaaatttaaaaacttaatcataaaataaaatgtattttctcaGGTAGCACAGCCACGAGCAAGACTGGACAATGTGCACTTTGCATAAAGATGGGAGCGTTAAACAGCTAGCTCGGGGTATTTGCATTCACCAACACATTTGTTGTCTCTTGCTTTCTGCTCAGCGTACAACTTTGTCACCTCTGTGCATTTTTCCATTCTTTTTCTAGGACCATCAGCTCGAAAACGGATTTCACAGACTTATTCTAGAGttttcatcattgtgaaatCAGTATTAGCGTTTTTACACAAGACAAAATtaagacaaaaatgtaaaaacaaacaacaggaTTCAAgcacttttcactttttttttcaccttaaattcaaatactttaaaagaaatacagtgcaatattaaattatttataaactaTTGTTTAGAATATGTACAATAAAAATCAAGATGAAACTAGATTACAGATATACAATTTACAATAAACACTACACTTTATACAAATCAGAATGTGAATACATTTCACACACAAGTGCTGCACAGACCAAGAATGAAACACAAGAATGGTTCTTTGTGCTGTCAGCATGACTTCAACGATCACAAAAGAAATCTCATGCTAAATATAGATCTGCACATTAACTGAAGTTTGTAATAATAAGACAGGATATAATTCCAGACACAATCAATTGTGTGGAATCCCCTCTGTTTCGGGTGTGCCGGAGTAATTGGTCGTCTTGTTGATCAGCTCGGCTTGTGCGCTGGTCAGGAGCTCGGGAGGCGGAGTGGGCGTGTACGTGAGGTAGCAGATCATACGAGTGGGCAAACCCAGATGTGGCACGGCCTCCAGCGCTCGTTTCCCCAGCGTACTCCTGAGTGCTACCCTGCTTATCTGCTGAAGACTAAGCGGttcagctgcacacacacacaaaataaaataaataaaagacacaaacaaatcttgatgaaaaaaaaaaaaaaaaggcttgttcAGACAGAAAATCTAGCTCCATTctacagggtgtcccaaaaaatattacatcatTTCGTAGTATAACAACAGAGCCAATTCTCGCTCAGATGATCTCAAAAgatgaaaccggagtacccggaggaaacccactaagcacggggagaacatgcaaactccatgcacactgagacgggaatcgagcctggctgggataATACAGacaataaattacagatgttatgtataacataaaaaaacctTACAATGTtggatatttattatttaatgttttatattggTTATTGTTTCTTTAGCAAAAGTTATCtgagagaatttttttaatggatgtGGGCAGTGATAGCTCAGTGGGTTAAAGCTCTAGGTTATTGAATCAAGCCCCATTTCCACCAAGATGCCACTGTTGGCCCCTGAGCACGGCCCTTACCCTGtttgctccaggggtgctgtaccATGGCTGACCCTGAGCTCTGAACGCAGCCTCCTaacaaagctgggatatgcaaagaaagacTTTCACTGTGCAATAACCAGTCAAAAGTCAAAAGGACACAAGTtcggatttattttctacatttcaggacaatactgtatttttactttaaaaaaatatatatatatttgaaagaAAGTAatggaattatgtaattaagtaacaacaacaacaacaacaacagccaattgttattttaaaacatgaagatcagctgttctggaatagttcttgcaagaacagtatcgtcAAAGTGCATTTGGAAATGACGAATTAATTATGAATGTAATTATAAACGTTTAAACAGTATGATGCGTCattctttaatttataaaacatgCGAATGCACTGGTATTGGAAATGAATCATATTATCAGAAGCTCAGCTTCATCACACATTCCATCATTGAGTGTTTTCCGTATTAAATCTTACTTTCATAGAACTTGAGGCAGACCGCCGCAGCCGAGCCAGCGCTGGTGTAATGGATTGGCTTTTTCCCGAGGTTATCCCTGGCAAAGACGTTACCCCCAAACTCCACCAACAGCTCGATCATTTCCAGATTGTTTGCTTTAGCAGCGTGGTGGAGGGCCGTCTCATGAATCTTTGCAGCATTTACATTCGCACCTTAGacgagttaaaaaaaaaaaagtcaccatttacTCCTTTAAAGCAGGTGAATCATACACAGTTAGTATATCAAGATTCAATATTCGCACCTTTAGacaagtaataaaaaacaaaacaccatagacttatatatacagtacagagtcACCATATCCTGTACATATACACCAAACTAGTTAGTTCCAACAGCTCAGTCTTTAAACGAATACTGTAATGCCTTTACCTGCATTTAGTAGAACCTTGGCACAGTCAAGATGCTGTCTGGCACAAGCCACGTGAAGAGGAGTACCAAAGTGACAGTCGTGAGCCTCCATGCGCGCTCCCTCGGCTATCATTAACCGCACACACTCGGGGTTAcctagtacatacagtaaatccatatatgtatacagtaccGTGCAAAAGTCTTCATCTGcccatcatttcttcatattttgattcaaaagagccagactttcttgtatttaaaATAGTCTTTATAAAAGACAGGCTTTCTAAAAGACATTTTTGGCACATCTTTTCGGCAAGTTTTCTCCCATCATTTTCAGCCCAGCCTCATATCATACTCggggtcatgctgttgtgctgaatatcagcacagctgtgatgcctTCAGTATGCAGGCTGTGCCCTGGTGCTTATGAGCAtcagtgtgatattgcttttatataataGTTCCACAAAAACCATTTACCATCAATAGATTATGAATGGATTCGAATGTGTTTTTGCCAGGCAGTTGGTCTCTGCTCAGTACTgtggaccgtacagacctacagTACTTGCAACAGATAGCGTAATTAACGGTTTTTATAACAGCTGTGACacgtctgttttttgtttttttactgtctATTAAACTAACTTTTGCATAATTGcgtttaatgttgtggaacatcagAATCAGAATGAAGAATTCAGCAGTGCTTTGAACAGAAGTGCATTAGACACCTAAATTACGGGAAGAACAGCATGAAGTACTGTCAAAATGAAACACCAACTAAACAAACGAATGCATTTCTGATCACCGTATACCATCATACCAATCAtactttatttctaaaattaaTTTTCCATGCCCTTGGAGAGCCTGTGTAACTTGTATAGATGAGAACTTGGACTCTGTCTAGAGACTGGTGGGTAAAAAGCGGTGCTCTTACCCCCCATACAGGCCTCATGAAGGGGAGAAAACGTAAAGAGAGGAGGGTTAACCGTGGCTCCGTACTCCAGCAGCAGCTTCACGCACTCTATGTTACCAGCTGCACAAGCATCACATAACGGTGTGCTCCCGTCTATGTTACGGGCGTCCACCTGAACATGAGTCAACAAACGGGAATGAACAGCATGAGCAGTATATCCAACATCACCAGCCTTTACACGTccgatatacagtaaataaagctTACATGGGCTCCAGCCTCCAGTAGCAGCTGAACACACTGTGTTTGGCCTTGAATACAAGCCTCGTGCAGTGGAGTTATGGAGTCTACAGCCACAATGTTGACCATTGctccatttttaatgagctgcTGAAGTTCTGCCGCTCGTCCCTGAGCTGCTGCTTCGTGCACCGCTGATCTGTCGGTCCAAAAGCCCAGGCCATGTGCTAACCATACAAAGAAAACTATTTAGATATAATGCTTATAACTAGACATCCGGCAGTTATTGCTTAGCATGCGCTAATGGTGAAGAGGCTTTGGGTATTTTTATATCAATATAATATAGgcacaactactgtatatgttggaTATAAATGCTACTTGTTAATTTTAAGCATATTATTGTAAATCTATCACTGCAGTAGAAGAGACCTGAACAGATATAAAAATGTGTAGTTATTTAATTACTGATTAACTGGCATTTTCTGTAATAAAACACATATTTAGTATTAGTATAAAAGGAATCCAGTGACAACACTTGTTAACATTCTGAAGTGATAGAAGGATATGGGATTTGGTATATGGGTGGGTGTATTAATAAGTGAGTTAATGGATGAGTGGATGGCTGGATTATTTTTTGGGTTTAAAGATGGATCCACTATAACATTAAGTACATAGTATGTGTATAATAGATGGattgatgaatggatggataggaTACTGTACGGGTGAATACTGTAGGTTAATAGAAAGATGAATGAATTGATGGATGGTGAGTGGGTTTATAAATGGATTCACTACAATGTTAAGTACATAGTAGGTGTATAATAGatgatggatgggtggatagGTGAGTATATGAAAGGATAGGttaatggatgaatgaatagaAGGATTTGTATGTGGGTAAATGGATAGCTGCATATGTAAGTGGGTTTATATATGGAACCACTACAACATTAAGTACATAGTAGGCATATAATACATGAGGGATGGCTGGATGGATAGGCGAGTGTATGAGTGGAAAGGTTAATGAATGGATGCATGGATTGAAGGATAGGTGAGTATACAGGCGGATAGGTTGATTGATGGATGAATAAGTGAGTGTaggttgatggatggatgggtgagTGTGCGAATGGATAGGTTGATTGATGGATAGGTAAGTGTATTGGTGGATAGGTTGATGGATAGATGGTTGGGTGATTGAGTTTACAGGTGAATAGTTGGATGGATGTGTGAGTGTACAGGTGGATagttggatggatgaatagatggatgtgTGAGTGTACAGGTGGATAGTTGGATGGATAGATGTGTGAGTATACAGGTGGATagttagatagatggatggatgaaattgTGAGTGTACAGGTGGATAGTTGGATGTAtggatgggtgagtgagtgtatggGTGGACAGTTAGATGGACGGGCTGGTAAGTGTATAGGTGGATAGATGGATGAGTGTATAGGTAGATAgtttgatggatggatgaaagtgTGAGTGTACAGGTGGATAGTTGGATGGATAAGTATATGGATGGATAGGTGAGTGATGGTATGGGTGGACAGGTGAGTATATAGGTGGATactttgatggatggatggatggatggatgggtaagTGCAGAGGTGGATagtttgatggatggatgggtgtgTGTATAGGTAAATAGTTTAATGGCTGAATGGAtaggtgagtgtatgagtgGAAAGGTT
This region of Clarias gariepinus isolate MV-2021 ecotype Netherlands chromosome 9, CGAR_prim_01v2, whole genome shotgun sequence genomic DNA includes:
- the asb13b gene encoding ankyrin repeat and SOCS box protein 13, with the translated sequence MDIHTRPTLFSEIAHGLGFWTDRSAVHEAAAQGRAAELQQLIKNGAMVNIVAVDSITPLHEACIQGQTQCVQLLLEAGAHVDARNIDGSTPLCDACAAGNIECVKLLLEYGATVNPPLFTFSPLHEACMGGNPECVRLMIAEGARMEAHDCHFGTPLHVACARQHLDCAKVLLNAGANVNAAKIHETALHHAAKANNLEMIELLVEFGGNVFARDNLGKKPIHYTSAGSAAAVCLKFYETEPLSLQQISRVALRSTLGKRALEAVPHLGLPTRMICYLTYTPTPPPELLTSAQAELINKTTNYSGTPETEGIPHN